In the genome of Stigmatopora nigra isolate UIUO_SnigA chromosome 7, RoL_Snig_1.1, whole genome shotgun sequence, the window tttttaatcataggcaaaatgtaaatattctgtttttattctcttgttcaaagtttatttaatatttttcaaaaaaacagcACTTCTCAATATTGATCATTTGAGAAAGTTTAcacaaaattgacttttttttgggtcataaaAAATTATCCGGTGGGCCacatgtggcccgcgagcctcGAGTTTGATACCAGTCCATTACTGTTGgggaatgaatatataaatagactTCCTTGTGAATTTATTGTACTCTATATTTATAGCCTCCGTATTAAAATGACACCCGTCAGCCTTCCCGACAAATAGGTCAGTCAGACAGTCAGTGTCAGACCCCCAgaccccctcctcccccagACCACCTCCTCCCCTATAACCACCGTCGGGGGCGAGAGGTTGAACGAGTCAGCCCCCCTCAAGTGGACGCCGACGACCGCCATGGCTTCGACTCCCTCCGCCTCGGCCCTCACTTCGGTTCTCCGGTGTCGTGGGACCGTCTGGACCAGAAACCCCCCCGGGAAGCGAACCCCCACTTCGGCTCGAGGACAAATATTGTTGTCGTTGTTTGGACTGGCCGTTCGGTACGACTCGCCGCTCCGGGCGAGTAGCGGGCCGCGGTGCCTGAGGGAGCCGCTGAAAGGCGACCCGGAAGCGGACACTCGAGCAGCGGGATCCCGGGGACTGGACGAAACTACCGGGCGGCCTTCTGGGGGTGCCGACGGTGGAGTTAATGCTACTCGGTTGTTTCGACCGTGTCAAATCAACGTTTTTATTCGGAATACGTGCGAAAGTCCTGGTGGGGTTTCGGGGGTGGCTTGCGAGTGCGGGGAAGTGACGCCATCTTTCGTGGAGGCCAGACGGGCTACTGTGAGGAGCACCTGCCGCTCTCTTCAACTTCTGTTGACCCACATTGTACGACGGAGGCTGGCCTTGCCCTGTGCCTGCGCTAGAGGGCGCCATCGCAAGGTGACGCCTAACAATAACGACGATGAAATAACTACTATAAATAtagatcaggggtcgggaacctttttgacgaagagagccatgaaacaattcatattttctaatgttatttcttgggagccatactacgaatttaaaagtcaaaatacatgtaaatggatgccttttttgtaatttcaccactttgaaagtggaACAaactattttgacaacattcttatgcagttgctaatcaatgagtatgcattttttttttagatatttaagtATTTTAGCTAATAAGTTAGCATAGAGCCGTAtggacccatcaaaagagccacatgtggctcccgagccataggttccctacttcTGATAAAAATAGatcctcttttttcttcttctattcattatttttgttagCCATCATTTGTGTGACGTCATATGAAGTGAGTAgatatcaaaaatattttatataacaagattaagcaaaaaaaaacacacaaatactaAAGCATTTCAATCAAACTAGTAAAATATTAGTCCAATAATATTATAACAGAAACATTACAAAACAATATGCAAAATTTAATATGTCCAATTTAAGTTAAATAGAACAATTAATAActgaatatgtatattttcagaCCAAA includes:
- the LOC144199384 gene encoding uncharacterized protein LOC144199384, yielding MASTPSASALTSVLRCRGTVWTRNPPGKRTPTSARGQILLSLFGLAVRYDSPLRASSGPRCLREPLKGDPEADTRAAGSRGLDETTGRPSGGADGGVNATRLFRPCQINVFIRNTCESPGGVSGVACECGEVTPSFVEARRATVRSTCRSLQLLLTHIVRRRLALPCACARGRHRKIKTEDSGHEFRQNGPD